In Flavobacterium piscisymbiosum, the sequence ATGATGAATTATCAGTTGCTTATAATACACGTGTAGCACGTTCAAAAAATATCTTAGGCCCTTACCAAACCATTACCGGAACCAGTATTACAAACGGAGCCGATTGTTTCCCGATGTTGACTCATCCCTATTCTTTTAAAAATCATACAGGCTGGGTTGGAATTTCACATTGCGGAATTTTCCAAAATCCAGAAACCAAACAATGGTATTACGCATCACAAGCACGTTTGCCGGAAGGAGTTCCGGGAATTGCAGTTTCGAATGCGGTAATGATGGGACACGTTCGCGGTATTCAATGGACAGAAGATGGATGGCCGGTTGTAGAAGCAGAACGTTATGCGGGCGTACCGGCAACAACGATTTCTGAAGCTAGTTTTATTGGAACTTGGGAACAAATAACCATGAATTATCAATATAAAACCATTCAAAAATCAGTTACCGTTTATTTAACCGCAGATAAAAAAGTAAGCGGAGATGCAAATGGAACATGGTCGTATGACAGTGCAAAAAAAATCTTAACTGTAAATGGAGTAAAATGTAACGTAACCGATGCCTGGGATTGGGAATCAGCCACAAGAAAAGTGACTTTGAGTTATTCCGGTTTAACGTCAGGCGGATTGCCGGTTTGGGGTAAAAAAGTGAATTAAAATTATTTTAAACACATAGAAACATAGTTTAACAAATCGCGAAAAGACGTTTCACTTCAAATAAATCGCATAGCTATGTGTATTAAAACTAAGTGAAACGCCTTTTTCAACACAAAGAATTCTATGTCTCTATGTGTTAAAATAAAAGCCACAGATTAAAGGATTAAAAGGATAAAAAATCTGCCTGATCTGCAAAATCTGCGAGAAAATATAATGTGTAAAATAATCATAATGAAAAATATAGTATCACTTTTAGTTTTGCTTGCCTTCTGTCAAACAGTTCAAAGCCAAATTGATCCAACAAAATTCAATAATCCCATTATAAAAGATCAATATACAGGAGATCCTGCGGCATTGGTTTATAAAGATAAAGTCTATTTATACGCTGGTCATGACGAAGCTCCAAACGATTTTAATTTTTATAAAATGAACGAATGGGTAGTATATTCTTCTTCAGATATGAAAAAATGGGAATCACATCCTGTACCCTTAAAAGTCAGTGATTTTGCATGGGCGAAAGGTGATGCATGGGCTTCGCAGGTAATTGAAAGAAACGGAAAATTTTATTGGTATGTAACCGTTGAGCACGGTTCAGTACACGGGAAATCAATTGGAGTTGCGGTTTCAGACAGTCCAACAGGACCTTTTAAAGATGCTCTTGGAAAAGCCCTGATTACAAACGACATGACCAAATTTACGGACATAAGTTGGGACGATATCGATCCAACGGTTTATATCGATACTGATGGTCAGGCCTATTTATTTTGGGGAAATACAGCTTGTCATTATGCAAAATTAAAAGAAAATAT encodes:
- a CDS encoding glycoside hydrolase family 43 protein, with protein sequence MKNIVSLLVLLAFCQTVQSQIDPTKFNNPIIKDQYTGDPAALVYKDKVYLYAGHDEAPNDFNFYKMNEWVVYSSSDMKKWESHPVPLKVSDFAWAKGDAWASQVIERNGKFYWYVTVEHGSVHGKSIGVAVSDSPTGPFKDALGKALITNDMTKFTDISWDDIDPTVYIDTDGQAYLFWGNTACHYAKLKENMTEIDGEIHHIKLPNFTEAPWIHKHKDWYYLSYAYEFPEKIAYAMSKSITGPWEFKGILNEIAGNSNTNHQAIIDFKGQSYFIYHNGASIPHGGSFRRSVCVDKLYYNKDGTMKRVVMTSEGIQ